A window of the Clostridia bacterium genome harbors these coding sequences:
- a CDS encoding NapC/NirT family cytochrome c has product MADDNGSEVPQSSPEDLSLKSLVRNYTSLIGLALAVVALANIVFLFLIDITSKSPSPYIGILAYMIMPGFLILGLLLVPLGIWLERRRRRLREPSLPRFPRLDLNNPKQRSTVAFFISFVVLFVVLSAVGSYRAYEYTDSTQFCGQLCHSVMHPEFTAHQASPHARVRCVDCHVGTGAGWYVRSKLSGTRQVFKTALNTFPRPIETPIENLRPVSETCEQCHWPKKFFGAQLKVINHFSSDEKNTPRQLRLLLKTGGGDPDSGQAGGIHWHMNIANIITYASDPKRQNIPYVKMQDQKGNVTEFYAKDAAPDQIAKMSQRRMDCVDCHNRPTHIYMPPDRSVDHALTAHRIDPSLPYAKQQGVALLAAEYKSTDAAVQAIATEIPKFYQQKYPDVYASKRAEINGAVSELQRIFRTSIFPEMKVDWRTHPDNVGHFYFQGCFRCHDGNHVSKEGKTITKDCNVCHTLLAQEEGGVPTMGSASGVEFKHPIDLGDMSAISCTDCHNGGVGP; this is encoded by the coding sequence ATGGCTGACGACAACGGCAGCGAAGTCCCCCAAAGTTCGCCGGAGGATTTGTCGCTAAAGTCGCTTGTTCGGAATTACACGAGTCTTATCGGCTTGGCGCTCGCAGTCGTTGCTCTCGCCAACATCGTTTTTCTGTTTCTCATCGACATTACGTCAAAGAGCCCCAGCCCCTACATCGGGATTCTTGCGTACATGATCATGCCCGGTTTCCTGATACTGGGACTATTGCTTGTACCTCTCGGCATATGGCTGGAGCGCAGGCGCCGTCGCCTAAGAGAACCGAGTCTCCCGCGCTTTCCCCGCCTCGACCTCAACAACCCTAAGCAACGCAGCACAGTTGCTTTCTTCATCAGCTTTGTTGTGCTTTTTGTCGTACTAAGTGCAGTTGGAAGCTACCGCGCCTATGAATACACGGATTCCACCCAGTTCTGCGGCCAGCTCTGCCACAGCGTAATGCACCCAGAGTTCACGGCGCACCAGGCATCGCCGCATGCGCGGGTACGTTGCGTCGATTGCCACGTAGGAACCGGCGCCGGATGGTACGTGCGTTCCAAACTGTCGGGAACGAGACAGGTCTTCAAGACCGCACTCAATACTTTTCCGCGCCCCATCGAGACACCGATCGAAAACCTGCGACCAGTATCGGAAACGTGTGAGCAGTGCCACTGGCCCAAGAAATTCTTTGGCGCGCAGTTGAAGGTGATCAACCATTTCAGCAGCGATGAAAAGAACACTCCTCGCCAGCTTCGGTTGCTGCTCAAGACAGGTGGGGGCGATCCGGATTCCGGGCAAGCTGGCGGAATTCACTGGCACATGAACATCGCCAACATTATCACCTATGCCTCCGACCCCAAGCGTCAGAACATTCCATACGTGAAAATGCAGGATCAGAAGGGCAATGTCACCGAGTTCTACGCCAAGGATGCCGCGCCCGACCAGATCGCGAAGATGAGCCAGCGTCGCATGGATTGCGTGGACTGCCACAACCGGCCGACGCACATCTACATGCCGCCGGACCGCTCGGTCGACCATGCACTCACGGCGCACCGCATCGATCCGTCGCTGCCCTACGCCAAGCAGCAGGGCGTTGCCTTGCTCGCCGCCGAGTACAAGTCCACGGACGCTGCCGTCCAGGCTATTGCCACGGAAATTCCGAAGTTCTACCAGCAGAAGTATCCCGACGTTTATGCCTCCAAGCGGGCGGAGATCAACGGCGCAGTTTCAGAGCTTCAGCGCATCTTCCGCACCAGCATCTTCCCTGAGATGAAGGTTGACTGGCGTACGCATCCTGACAACGTAGGCCACTTTTACTTCCAGGGTTGTTTCCGGTGCCACGATGGAAACCACGTAAGCAAAGAGGGCAAGACGATCACGAAGGATTGCAACGTCTGTCATACTTTGTTGGCGCAGGAAGAAGGAGGCGTGCCAACGATGGGATCCGCTAGCGGAGTGGAGTTCAAGCACCCGATCGACCTTGGCGACATGAGCGCAATCAGTTGCACCGATTGCCACAACGGTGGGGTAGGTCCGTAA
- a CDS encoding cytochrome b/b6 domain-containing protein — protein MSVERNGKQVSLQVKEDVFKNSIHGMMFGCTDCHTDVKEIPHGSGLAKPSCATCHADQQKAYDNGFHAKAIKGGENQAARCVDCHGGAHEILPSSDANSKTNHKNIPATCATCHNNRLVAEATGLSPKPVMSYQESVHGQAVAAGSEKAAVCTDCHGSHEIRTAGDPQSSIFKTNVPLTCAKCHEAQKTEFMTSIHGQAITKGNLHAPVCTDCHGIHLIKRHIDPTSSVAAQNLARTTCAQCHESVKMSEEFGVPGRRASTYMASYHGMATQMGSAVAANCASCHGVHNILPSSDPRSKINKANLVKTCGECHPGANENFAKGKVHVDAPQAADIGSVAVRLVRQFYLLMIVGTIGGMLLHNLIILRRKLRDRRNGHVHFAGGPRVVVRMTRNQRMQHLALLTSFITLVLTGFALKYPTSWLGLAFGNETVRSVIHRVAGVVLIVAGLYHVFYMFAVKEGRSLVRDFLPTWKDVLDARDAFFYYLGISDKRPQFARFGYAEKVEYWALVWGTIVMAVTGLMLWFKVRVGNLVPRWTLDVATAIHFYEAILATLSILVWHFYQIIFDPDVYPMNWAWLDGKMSLDHYREEHPLDDETLMQYASGQQEEQPAAEHVDDAEKKDEQNKEDSENVRN, from the coding sequence TTGTCGGTCGAACGCAATGGTAAGCAGGTCAGCTTGCAGGTGAAGGAGGATGTTTTCAAAAACTCCATTCACGGCATGATGTTCGGTTGTACCGATTGCCATACCGATGTCAAAGAGATCCCCCACGGGTCCGGTCTTGCCAAGCCCAGTTGCGCAACGTGCCACGCCGATCAGCAGAAGGCTTATGACAATGGATTCCACGCTAAAGCAATCAAGGGCGGCGAAAACCAGGCTGCTCGCTGTGTCGATTGCCACGGCGGGGCGCACGAGATTCTGCCCTCCAGTGATGCGAATTCCAAGACGAACCACAAGAACATTCCGGCTACCTGCGCCACCTGTCACAACAATCGCCTAGTGGCGGAGGCCACGGGCCTGAGCCCCAAGCCCGTCATGTCGTACCAGGAGAGCGTGCATGGCCAGGCCGTCGCCGCCGGAAGCGAGAAGGCTGCCGTCTGTACGGACTGCCACGGCTCGCACGAAATTCGCACCGCGGGCGATCCGCAGTCGAGCATCTTCAAGACGAATGTTCCGCTCACCTGTGCCAAGTGCCACGAGGCGCAGAAAACGGAATTCATGACCAGCATCCACGGACAGGCGATCACCAAGGGAAACCTGCACGCGCCCGTCTGCACGGATTGTCACGGCATCCACCTCATCAAGCGCCACATCGATCCCACTTCTTCAGTCGCCGCTCAGAACCTGGCCCGCACTACCTGCGCGCAGTGTCACGAAAGCGTCAAGATGTCGGAGGAGTTTGGCGTTCCCGGACGTCGCGCCAGCACCTACATGGCGAGTTATCACGGGATGGCCACGCAAATGGGATCGGCAGTTGCAGCCAACTGCGCCAGTTGTCACGGCGTTCATAACATCCTGCCGTCCAGCGATCCGCGATCCAAGATCAACAAGGCTAACCTGGTTAAGACTTGCGGTGAGTGCCACCCGGGTGCAAACGAAAACTTTGCCAAAGGCAAGGTTCACGTCGATGCGCCGCAGGCAGCCGACATCGGCTCCGTTGCGGTTCGCTTAGTCCGCCAGTTCTACCTGCTGATGATCGTCGGCACGATAGGCGGGATGCTGTTGCACAACCTCATCATTCTCCGTCGCAAACTTCGCGACCGGCGGAATGGACACGTTCACTTCGCGGGTGGTCCGCGCGTTGTCGTCCGCATGACGCGAAATCAACGCATGCAGCACCTGGCCCTGCTCACCAGTTTCATTACTCTGGTGCTCACCGGCTTCGCGCTGAAATACCCGACTTCCTGGCTGGGCTTGGCGTTCGGCAATGAAACGGTGCGTAGCGTCATCCATCGCGTAGCCGGCGTCGTACTTATCGTTGCCGGTCTCTATCACGTCTTTTACATGTTCGCCGTGAAGGAAGGCCGCAGCCTCGTCCGGGACTTCCTCCCCACATGGAAGGACGTGCTCGACGCTCGCGACGCCTTCTTCTATTACCTCGGCATCAGCGACAAGCGTCCGCAGTTCGCGCGCTTCGGTTATGCCGAAAAGGTGGAGTACTGGGCGTTGGTGTGGGGGACCATCGTCATGGCGGTAACCGGACTGATGTTGTGGTTCAAAGTCCGCGTCGGCAACCTGGTTCCGCGTTGGACTCTGGATGTCGCGACCGCTATTCACTTTTACGAGGCAATCCTTGCAACCTTGTCCATCCTCGTGTGGCACTTCTACCAGATCATCTTCGATCCGGATGTGTATCCGATGAATTGGGCCTGGCTCGACGGCAAAATGTCGCTCGATCACTATCGCGAGGAGCACCCGCTCGACGATGAGACGCTGATGCAGTATGCCTCTGGTCAACAGGAAGAGCAGCCAGCAGCCGAGCACGTTGACGATGCAGAGAAGAAAGATGAGCAAAACAAAGAAGATAGCGAGAATGTCCGCAACTAG